One window of Lepeophtheirus salmonis chromosome Z, UVic_Lsal_1.4, whole genome shotgun sequence genomic DNA carries:
- the tw gene encoding protein O-mannosyl-transferase 2, translating to MKQEYWWTSFGLILALTLWTRFYNVQEPAWVCWDETHFGKMGSWYINRTFFFDVHPPLGKMFIGGVGWLTGYNGTFPFEKPGDRYLDHSYLGMRIACTFLGACIVPFSFATVWEMTKSLQASILAGLFTIFDIGLITLNQYILLDPILLFFISASTYTTFKFRTYDSKAFSASWWFWLTLTGICIGGAISVKFVGLFIVLLVGLNTIEQLWNVLGDLEKPFSYTVKHFLARALCLIVLPVCLYISFFFVHLNVLYKSGNGDGHFSSSFQSALVGNVLHNASMPREVAYGAIITLKNHRTAGGYLHSHFHLYPEGIGAKQQQVTSYAHKDDNNRFLVKKWNDESSNEVDKNSDNSIDLLRHGDLVRLEHVITARNLHSHHEPAPMSKKMFQVTGYGENGTGDANDVWKVEIIGGNEGDAVKTVTSKIRLHHYFVKCVLTTTTKTLPKWAYEQQEVTCNPTLRDPNSMWNVEDNFFPKLPNVSFSNYAPGFVSRFLESHAVMFQGNAGLKPKEGEYTSRPWEWPINLRGQFFSGHNHRIYLLGNPIIWWGNIAFLGIFFILFAGLSLRIQRNYTLTNVQSKLIYSGSWLFLGWCLHYVPFWGMGRVLYFHHYFPALLFSSMLSAVILDFLIDKITEMLPSKISNTFYHCVMGSIISGLCYSFYLFSPLTYGMDETPGHMPNSSVHHLKWMNSWEF from the exons atGAAGCAGGAGTACTGGTGGACATCATTTGGTCTTATTTTGGCCCTTACACTATGGACTAGATTCTATAATGTCCAAGAGCCAGCCTGGGTTTGTTGGGATGAAACCCATTTTGGGAAAATGGGGAGTTGGTATATTAATCGAACCTTTTTCTTCGATGTTCATCCACCTTTGGGGAAAATGTTCATTGGTGGGGTCGGATGGCTAACGGGTTATAATGGAACCTTTCCATTTGAAAAGCCAGGAGATCGTTACTTGGATCACAGCTATCTTGGAATGCGGATC GCCTGCACATTTCTTGGAGCATGTATCGTTCCATTTAGTTTTGCTACAGTTTGGGAAATGACTAAATCTTTACAAGCATCTATTTTAGCCGGATTGTTTACTATATTTG atattggTCTCATAACTTTGAATCAATACATCTTATTGGATCCCATTTTACTCTTCTTTATATCCGCTTCGACATATACAACATTTAAGTTTCGTACCTATGATAGCAAAGCTTTTAGTGCATCCTGGTGGTTCTGGTTAACATTGACTGGGATTTGCATTGGGGGAGCTATATCTGTCAAATTTGTTGGATTGTTTATAGTTCTATTGGTGGGTCTCAATACAATAGAGCAATTATGGAATGTTCTTGGTGATTTAGAGAAGCCATTTTCCTACACTGTGAAGCATTTTTTAGCAAGAGCTTTATGCTTAATTGTTCTTCCAGTTTGTCtttacatttcctttttttttgttcatttaaatgtCTTGTACAAGTC AGGTAATGGTGATGGACATTTTAGTTCGTCTTTCCAATCCGCACTTGTTGGAAATGTGTTGCATAACGCTAGTATGCCAAGAGAAGTAGCATATGGTGCTATTATTACCTTAAAGAACCATCGTACTGCTGGAGGCTATCTCCATTCACATTTTCATCTATATCCAGAAGGAATAGGTGCGAAACAGCAACAAGTGACCTCTTATGCACATAAGGACGATAATAATAGATTCCTTgttaaaaaatggaatgatGAGTCGTCTAATGAAGTAGACAAGAATTCTGATAATTCCATCGATCTCCTACGTCATGGCGATTTAGTTCGTTTGGAACATGTCATTACTGCACGAAATTTACATTCCCATCATGAGCCTGCTCCCatgtctaaaaaaatgtttcaagtgACCGGTTATGGAGAA AATGGAACGGGTGATGCAAATGATGTATGGAAAGTAGAAATCATCGGAGGTAACGAGGGTGATGCCGTTAAGACTGTTACATCTAAAATAAGATTGCatcattattttgtcaaatgtgTTCTAACAACTACTACTAAAACACTACCAAAATGGGCCTATGAACAGCAGGAAGTCACTTGCAATCCGACTTTACGGGATCCAAACTCAATGTGGAATGTGGaggataattttttcccaaaac TTCCTAATGtaagtttttcaaattatgcaCCGGGTTTTGTTTCACGCTTTTTGGAGTCCCATGCCGTTATGTTTCAAGGTAATGCTGGGCTGAAGCCCAAAGAAGGGGAATATACCTCACGTCCATGGGAATGGCCAATCAATTTAAGA ggACAATTTTTTTCTGGACATAATCATCGAATATATCTCCTTGGGAATCCCATCATTTGGTGGGGAAACATTGCTTTCCTTGGAATCTTTTTTATCCTATTTGCAGGCCTGAGTCTACGCATACAACGTAATTATACTTTAACTAACGTACAATCCAAGTTGATATATTCGGGTTCGTGGCTCTTCCTGGGATGGTGCCTTCACTATGTACCTTTTTGGGGCATGGGGCGAGTTTTATATTTCCATCATTACTTCCCTGCCTTACTATTTTCATCAATGTTATCGGCTGTGATCCTTGATTTTTTGATAGACAAAATCACGGAAATGCTTCCATCAAAAATCTCTAATACTTTTTACCACTGTGTTATGGGATCCATCATATCTGGACTTTgttattccttttatttattttcacctTTAACCTACGGAATGGATGAAACACCAGGACATATGCCAAATTCCTCTGTTCATCACTTAAAATGGATGAACTCTTGGGAGTTTTAA
- the PolE2 gene encoding DNA polymerase epsilon subunit 2 encodes MATPLGNEIVKSFKLRGYSLKLDARKHFESLLSALEDRSEVKEWMGKVLDTIEKRLELLSPLIGKEDLLRAIQDCSREESGEDDHHVLSIISAFQVPKFTYSYERKKYIPSANPSSLLYSGADAKAELFNSRYDLLCQRTSRHDLFTPAVAGGSSKEKKFHLKKIDYLLGTSDKLSDVIILGMISQMKSNRYSLEDPTGVVTMDLSETKFQSGLYAEGCFVLVEGWYEDYTFHVIAMGFPPTEKSETTRAYFGDINFFGGPMKSCVKSNKRLAQMEKDRTDSMFVFLSDVWLDKPAVQTKLHQLFTGYSSMPPICFVFMGNFLSAPYATSEVPNVLKEHFRVLGETIAEYPDLVENSRFVFVPGPTDPGLPNIFPRPPIPKYIAGDLLKKVPGAVLATNPCRIQYCTQEIVLFREDIVTKMCRNCIYFPESGDIPTHFSKTIISQSHLAPLALHICPIYWEHDAAMSLYPVPDLLVIGDKFDPFVSSQLDCQIVNPGSFEKNDFSFKTYVPKTRLIEESQIPSTE; translated from the exons ATGGCGACGCCATTAGGAAATGAGATTGTTAAAAGCTTTAAGCTCCGTGGATATTCTCTCAAGTTGGATGCTCGGAAGCATTTCGAATCTCTGTTAAGTGCATTAGAAGATCGTAGTGAGGTGAAGGAATGGATGGGCAAGGTGCTGGATACTATCGAGAAGCGATTAGAGCTTCTATCCCCTTTGATAGGAAAGGAGGACCTGCTAAGGGCTATCCAG GATTGTAGCCGCGAAGAGTCCGGTGAAGATGATCACCATGTACTCAGCATAATAAGCGCGTTTCAGGTACCAAAGTTCACTTACTCCTATGAACGAAAGAAGTACATTCCCTCCGCTAATCCAAGCTCTCTTCTCTACTCTG GTGCCGACGCTAAAGCAGAACTTTTCAACTCTAGGTATGATCTCTTGTGTCAGCGTACATCAAGACATGATCTATTCACGCCTGCTGTGGCCGGGGGTTCGTCGAAAGAGAAAAAGTTCCATTTGAAAAAGATAGATTATCTCTTGGGTACATCGGACAAATTGTCGGATGTTATTATTTTGGGTATGATCTCACAAATGAAGTCAAATAGGTATTCGCTAGAGGATCCTACCGGAGTCGTGACGATGGACCTCTCGGAGACAAAGTTTCAATCAGGCCTATATGCGGAAGGTTGTTTTGTTCTGGTTGAAGGCTG GTATGAGGACTACACGTTTCACGTAATTGCTATGGGATTTCCTCCGACAGAGAAATCTGAGACAACCCGAGCGTATTTTGGTGATATTAATTTCTTTGGTGGACCTATGAAATCTTGTGTCAAATCCAATAAGCGCCTCGCTCAGATGGAGAAGGATCGGACAGATTCCATGTTTGTATTTCTCTCTGATGTATGGCTTGATAAACCTGCTGTACAAACCAAGTTACACCAACTCTTCACGGGTTATTCCTCAATGCCGCCaatctgttttgtttttatgggCAATTTTCTGTCGGCACCTTATGCCACGAGTGAAGTTCCTAATGTTCTGAAGGAACACTTTCGTGTCTTAGGAGAAACAATTGCAGAATATCCAGACCTAGTTGAGAACTCGCGATTTGTATTTGTTCCTGGTCCAACGGATCCGGGACTCCCAAATATTTTCCCTCGACCTCCTATACCGAAATACATTGCTGgagatctattaaaaaaagtacctGGAGCTGTATTGGCTACAAATCCGTGCCGTATACAATATTGTACTCAAGAGATTGTTCTCTTTAGAGAAGATATTGTCACTAAGATGTGTCGAAACTGCATTTACTTTCCGGAGAGTGGGGATATCCCCACACACTTCTCCAAAACCATCATTTCACAAAGTCATTTGGCACCTCTTGCCCTACATATATGTCCAATTTATTGGGAACATGATGCTGCCATGTCACTTTATCCTGTTCCTGATCTTCTTGTTATTGGAGACAAGTTTGATCCCTTTGTTAGCTCACAATTAGACTGTCAAATTGTAAATCCTGGTTCTTTtgaaaagaatgatttttcctttaaaaccTATGTACCTAAAACAAGACTCATCGAAGAGAGTCAGATACCTAGCACGGAATGA